A section of the Pseudomonas sp. FP453 genome encodes:
- a CDS encoding SfnB family sulfur acquisition oxidoreductase, with translation MSAHPVHPAHIIRSDAEAIDVATRLAARFAVEASERDRERRLPIAELDEFSASGLWGITIPKAYGGAEVSYVTVAEVIKLISAADPSLGQIPQNHLGVVDILLQTATEEQKRHYFGKVLAGYRFGNAFSEAKSKNAGTFDTQIRFHGDTAQINGEKFYCTGALFAHIVPTVGNNEKDQAFIAFIERDAQGLNVIDSWDGFGQRTTASGGVTLDGVTLPRSAVIPAHLAFDQPTANGPISQIIQAAVDTGIALGALEHAKIYARQARPWIDSQQEHGWQDPFTIAAIGDLEWRVHGTEAILAKAGEAVDRALAEPSEDSVAHASLVVAQAKVLSAETALLASSKLFELAGTRSVTAKHNLDRFWRNARTHTLHDPARWKYHLIGNFVLNGVKPARHAWN, from the coding sequence ATGTCTGCCCACCCTGTACACCCTGCCCATATCATCCGCTCGGACGCGGAAGCCATCGACGTCGCCACGCGCCTGGCCGCCCGTTTTGCCGTCGAGGCCAGTGAGCGCGACCGTGAGCGGCGCCTGCCGATTGCCGAACTCGACGAATTTTCCGCGAGCGGCTTGTGGGGCATCACCATTCCCAAGGCCTATGGCGGCGCCGAGGTGTCCTATGTGACCGTGGCCGAGGTGATCAAGTTGATCTCCGCTGCCGACCCGTCCCTGGGGCAGATTCCGCAGAACCACCTGGGCGTGGTGGACATCCTGCTGCAAACCGCCACCGAGGAACAAAAACGTCACTACTTCGGCAAGGTCCTGGCTGGCTACCGTTTCGGCAATGCGTTCTCCGAAGCCAAGAGCAAGAACGCCGGCACCTTCGACACGCAGATCCGTTTCCACGGCGACACCGCGCAAATCAATGGCGAGAAGTTCTACTGCACCGGGGCGTTGTTCGCCCATATCGTGCCCACCGTCGGCAACAACGAAAAGGATCAGGCCTTTATCGCGTTTATCGAGCGCGATGCCCAAGGCTTGAACGTGATCGACAGCTGGGACGGCTTCGGCCAGCGCACCACCGCCAGCGGCGGCGTGACCCTCGATGGCGTCACCCTACCGCGCAGCGCCGTGATCCCGGCCCACTTGGCGTTCGATCAACCCACCGCCAACGGCCCGATTTCGCAGATTATCCAGGCGGCCGTCGATACCGGCATCGCCCTCGGCGCCCTGGAGCACGCGAAAATCTACGCCCGCCAAGCGCGTCCATGGATCGACAGCCAGCAGGAGCACGGCTGGCAAGACCCGTTCACCATCGCCGCGATCGGCGACCTGGAATGGCGCGTGCACGGCACCGAAGCCATCCTTGCCAAAGCCGGCGAAGCCGTGGACCGCGCCCTCGCCGAACCGAGCGAAGACAGCGTCGCCCACGCCTCACTGGTCGTCGCCCAGGCCAAGGTGCTGTCCGCCGAAACCGCCTTGCTCGCCAGCAGCAAACTGTTCGAACTGGCCGGCACCCGTTCGGTCACCGCCAAGCACAACCTCGACCGCTTCTGGCGTAACGCCCGCACCCACACCCTGCACGACCCGGCGCGCTGGAAGTACCACCTGATCGGCAACTTCGTGCTCAACGGCGTGAAGCCCGCGCGCCACGCCTGGAACTGA
- a CDS encoding helix-turn-helix domain-containing protein, producing MHKENPQRASVLQHVSQNVRRLRHAADLSQTALAEKSGVSRRMLVAIEAGEKNVSLSTLDRVAEALDVAFSDLIQAPDVRDHSRINELAWAGEIDGSKAVLLAKATARREVELWEWRLEPGDRYCPDPDLEGWSEQLFVFEGSLTLVVAGVENSIGAGEFFMFASHQQHIYRNDGDVAVRFVRNVVI from the coding sequence GTGCACAAAGAAAATCCGCAACGGGCCTCGGTCCTGCAGCACGTCAGCCAGAACGTCCGTCGCCTGCGCCATGCCGCCGACTTGAGCCAGACCGCGCTCGCGGAAAAATCCGGGGTCAGCCGGCGCATGCTGGTGGCCATCGAGGCGGGGGAGAAGAATGTCAGCCTGTCCACCCTCGACCGCGTCGCCGAAGCCTTGGACGTGGCCTTCAGTGACCTGATCCAGGCCCCGGACGTGCGCGACCACAGTCGCATCAACGAGCTGGCCTGGGCGGGTGAGATCGACGGCAGCAAGGCGGTATTGCTGGCCAAGGCCACGGCGCGGCGGGAAGTCGAACTGTGGGAATGGCGCCTTGAGCCCGGTGATCGCTACTGTCCCGACCCAGACCTTGAAGGCTGGAGCGAGCAACTGTTTGTGTTCGAGGGCAGCTTGACGTTGGTCGTGGCCGGTGTGGAAAACAGCATCGGCGCCGGTGAGTTCTTTATGTTTGCCAGCCACCAGCAGCACATCTATCGCAATGACGGTGATGTCGCCGTTCGCTTTGTGCGCAACGTGGTGATCTAA
- a CDS encoding monovalent cation/H+ antiporter subunit A produces MSLIVLLLLPFIGSCLAALLPHNARNTESLLAGLVALVGTIQVALLYPQIAHGGVIREEFMWLPSLGLNFVLRMDGFAWLFSMLVLGIGTLVSLYARYYMSPDDPVPRFFAFFLAFMGAMLGLVISGNLIQIVFFWELTSLFSFLLIGYWHHRADARRGAYMALMVTGAGGLCLLAGVMLLGHIVGSYDLDLVLAAGEQIRAHALYPIMLALVLIGALSKSAQFPFHFWLPHAMAAPTPVSAYLHSATMVKAGVFLLARLWPSLSGSEEWFYIVGGAGAITLLLGAYCAMFQNDLKGLLAYSTISHLGLITLLLGLNSPLAAVAAVFHILNHATFKASLFMAAGIIDHESGTRDIRKLSGLVRLIPFTATLAMVASASMAGVPLLNGFLSKEMFFAETVFISATKWVEITLPVIATIAGTFSVAYALRFTVDVFFGPTATNLPHTPHEPPRWMRAPVELLVFTCLLVGIFPAQMVGSILAAAALPVVGGVLPEYSLAIWHGWNAPMIMSLVAMTCGVILYLLLRKQLKRGRFKYPPVISYFNGKRGFERCLVVLMRGTRKIEKLISTKRLQTQLFLLVLAAVIAGLIPMLHSSLSWGDRPKIPGSIVFVTLWLLAIACALGAAWQAKYHRLAALTMVSVCGLMTCITFVWFSAPDLALTQLVVEVVTTVLILLGLRWLPRRIEEVSPLPSSLRKARIRRLRDFLLSTVVGGGMALLSYAMLTRQTPNDISSFYLSRALPEGGGSNVVNVMLVDFRGFDTLGEITVLGAVALTVYALLRRFRPSKESMQLPAQQRQLAPDVATDLVNPRQASDTALGFMMVPAVLVRLLLPIALVVSFYLFMRGHNQPGGGFVAGLVMSVAFILQYMVAGTQWVEAQMSLRPMRWMGFGLLSATLTGLGALFVGYPFLTTHTWHFSLPVLGDIHVASALFFDVGVYAMVVGSTLLMLTALGHQSVRAHKPSNQAKVVAATEGAA; encoded by the coding sequence ATGTCCCTGATAGTTCTACTGCTTCTGCCTTTTATCGGCAGCTGTCTGGCGGCTTTGCTGCCGCATAACGCACGTAACACCGAATCCCTGTTGGCCGGCCTTGTGGCCCTGGTCGGCACCATTCAAGTCGCCCTGCTCTACCCCCAGATCGCCCACGGTGGCGTGATCCGCGAAGAATTCATGTGGTTGCCCAGCCTGGGCTTGAACTTTGTGTTGCGCATGGACGGGTTTGCCTGGCTGTTCTCGATGCTGGTGCTGGGCATCGGCACGCTGGTGTCGCTGTATGCGCGCTACTACATGTCGCCGGATGACCCGGTGCCGCGCTTCTTTGCGTTTTTCCTGGCCTTTATGGGCGCCATGCTCGGGCTGGTGATCTCCGGCAACCTGATCCAGATCGTGTTCTTCTGGGAACTGACCAGCCTGTTCTCGTTCCTGCTGATCGGCTACTGGCACCACCGCGCCGATGCGCGACGCGGCGCGTACATGGCGTTGATGGTCACCGGTGCGGGCGGCTTGTGCCTGCTGGCGGGCGTGATGCTGCTGGGGCATATCGTCGGCAGCTATGACCTCGACCTGGTGCTGGCGGCGGGCGAGCAGATCCGTGCCCACGCGCTGTACCCGATCATGCTCGCCCTGGTGCTGATCGGCGCCTTGAGCAAAAGCGCGCAATTCCCGTTCCACTTCTGGCTGCCCCATGCCATGGCGGCACCCACGCCAGTCTCGGCGTACCTGCACTCGGCCACGATGGTGAAGGCCGGCGTGTTCCTGCTGGCCCGCCTGTGGCCGTCGCTGTCCGGCAGCGAAGAATGGTTCTATATCGTCGGCGGTGCCGGCGCGATCACCCTCCTCCTCGGCGCTTACTGCGCCATGTTCCAGAACGACCTCAAGGGCCTGCTGGCCTATTCCACCATCAGCCATCTCGGGCTGATCACCTTGCTGCTGGGCCTCAACAGCCCGCTGGCCGCGGTCGCGGCGGTGTTTCATATCCTCAACCACGCCACCTTCAAGGCGTCGCTGTTCATGGCGGCGGGCATCATCGACCACGAAAGCGGCACCCGCGACATTCGCAAGCTCAGTGGCCTGGTGCGCCTGATCCCGTTTACCGCGACCCTGGCGATGGTTGCCAGTGCGTCCATGGCCGGCGTGCCGCTGCTGAACGGCTTCCTGTCCAAAGAGATGTTCTTCGCCGAAACCGTGTTTATCTCGGCGACCAAATGGGTAGAAATCACCCTGCCGGTCATCGCCACCATCGCAGGTACGTTCAGCGTGGCCTACGCGCTGCGCTTCACGGTGGATGTGTTCTTCGGCCCCACCGCCACCAACCTGCCGCATACGCCCCACGAGCCACCGCGCTGGATGCGCGCACCGGTTGAGCTGCTGGTGTTCACCTGCCTGCTGGTGGGGATCTTCCCGGCGCAGATGGTCGGTTCGATCCTTGCCGCTGCGGCCCTGCCGGTGGTGGGCGGCGTGCTGCCGGAATACAGCCTCGCGATCTGGCACGGCTGGAACGCGCCGATGATCATGAGCCTGGTGGCCATGACCTGCGGCGTGATCCTCTACCTGCTGCTGCGCAAACAACTCAAACGCGGGCGCTTCAAGTACCCGCCCGTGATCAGCTACTTCAACGGCAAGCGCGGCTTCGAGCGCTGCCTGGTGGTGTTGATGCGTGGCACGCGCAAGATCGAGAAACTCATCAGCACCAAGCGCCTGCAAACCCAGCTGTTCCTGCTGGTGCTGGCGGCGGTCATCGCCGGTTTGATCCCGATGCTGCACAGCAGCCTCAGCTGGGGCGACCGGCCGAAGATCCCGGGCTCCATCGTCTTTGTGACGCTGTGGTTGCTGGCAATCGCCTGCGCCCTCGGCGCCGCCTGGCAAGCCAAGTACCACCGGCTGGCGGCCCTGACCATGGTCAGCGTGTGCGGCCTGATGACCTGCATCACCTTCGTGTGGTTTTCGGCGCCGGACCTGGCGTTGACCCAGTTGGTGGTTGAAGTGGTCACCACCGTGCTGATCCTGCTGGGCCTGCGCTGGTTGCCACGGCGGATCGAAGAAGTCTCGCCACTGCCAAGCTCCTTGCGCAAGGCGCGTATTCGCCGCCTGCGCGACTTCCTGCTGTCCACCGTGGTGGGTGGCGGCATGGCGTTGCTGTCCTACGCGATGCTCACGCGCCAGACGCCCAACGATATTTCCTCGTTCTACTTAAGCCGCGCCCTGCCCGAAGGCGGCGGCAGCAATGTGGTCAACGTGATGCTGGTGGACTTCCGTGGCTTCGACACCCTCGGCGAAATCACCGTGCTCGGCGCCGTGGCGCTGACGGTGTACGCCCTGCTCCGGCGCTTCCGCCCCTCGAAAGAAAGCATGCAACTGCCCGCGCAGCAGCGCCAACTGGCGCCGGACGTGGCCACCGACCTGGTCAACCCGCGTCAGGCCAGCGACACCGCGCTGGGCTTCATGATGGTGCCCGCCGTGCTCGTGCGCCTGTTGCTGCCGATTGCGCTGGTGGTGTCTTTCTATCTGTTCATGCGCGGCCACAATCAACCGGGCGGCGGCTTTGTCGCCGGGCTGGTGATGTCCGTCGCCTTCATCCTGCAATACATGGTCGCCGGGACGCAGTGGGTCGAGGCGCAGATGAGCCTGCGGCCGATGCGCTGGATGGGCTTCGGCCTGCTCTCGGCAACCCTCACCGGGCTGGGTGCGCTGTTTGTCGGCTACCCCTTCCTGACCACCCACACCTGGCATTTCAGCCTGCCGGTGCTGGGCGACATTCATGTGGCCAGCGCGCTGTTCTTCGACGTTGGCGTGTACGCCATGGTGGTCGGTTCGACGCTGCTGATGCTCACCGCCCTCGGCCACCAATCGGTGCGTGCCCATAAACCAAGCAACCAGGCCAAAGTGGTTGCCGCAACGGAAGGAGCGGCCTGA
- a CDS encoding acyl-CoA synthetase, translating into MSVHELKRPLAVEWPAELLGNLPKALEQLHHWAQITPLHTSLRHKRQGQWYAWRWIDVLRDVERLADGLRQQGFNEQSRLALSGAFEPNLLLLALAAESIGGQVLTLADDLEPEAVQQHLWRIRPSHSYVQGRQNRHWASANRVDFVQLLGPTDPAQHLARWWQPSGETALWSEEGTHWQGGLAVLLEQWLNTGHGLAFPESLASAQRDRREVAPTGLLLSAERLQHLADEIESRLAPHGTWRRRLCDWAIAHPQSGLRRLLKNRVRKLLGFQRLAYIWQPLKATSSPVWLAEFKRDIA; encoded by the coding sequence ATGAGCGTGCACGAACTAAAACGCCCGCTGGCCGTGGAATGGCCCGCCGAACTGCTCGGCAATCTACCCAAGGCTTTGGAGCAACTGCACCACTGGGCGCAGATCACCCCGCTGCACACCTCCCTGCGCCACAAGCGCCAGGGCCAGTGGTATGCGTGGCGCTGGATCGACGTCTTGCGTGACGTCGAACGCCTGGCCGATGGCTTGCGCCAGCAGGGCTTCAACGAGCAATCGCGGCTGGCCCTCAGCGGTGCGTTTGAGCCGAACCTGTTGCTGCTGGCCCTGGCTGCCGAATCCATCGGCGGGCAGGTGCTGACCCTGGCCGATGACCTGGAACCGGAAGCGGTGCAGCAGCATCTTTGGCGTATCCGCCCCAGCCATTCTTATGTGCAAGGTCGGCAGAACAGGCACTGGGCGTCCGCCAATCGGGTGGACTTCGTGCAACTGCTCGGCCCGACCGATCCCGCGCAACACCTCGCCCGCTGGTGGCAACCCTCTGGCGAAACCGCCTTGTGGAGCGAAGAGGGCACCCACTGGCAGGGCGGCCTGGCGGTGCTGCTGGAGCAATGGCTCAACACCGGCCACGGCCTGGCCTTCCCGGAAAGCCTGGCCTCGGCGCAGCGCGATCGCCGTGAAGTCGCGCCCACCGGCTTGCTGTTGTCCGCAGAACGCTTGCAGCATCTGGCCGACGAAATCGAAAGCCGCCTCGCCCCCCACGGCACCTGGCGCCGACGCCTGTGCGACTGGGCCATCGCCCACCCGCAAAGCGGCCTGCGGCGCCTGCTGAAAAACCGCGTGCGCAAACTGCTCGGCTTCCAACGCCTGGCGTATATCTGGCAACCCCTCAAGGCCACCTCATCACCCGTGTGGCTGGCCGAATTCAAACGGGACATCGCATGA
- a CDS encoding acyl-CoA dehydrogenase encodes MTALNLARQLLDSTRRHVETSADPYVISRFGDLQIRVDVAAALQERAVTHPSPVAATEAQIAAAEALIAASNAEFELTGQRTALPSTLDDPLRAKYQIVGNYHLNGVL; translated from the coding sequence ATGACCGCATTGAACCTTGCCCGCCAACTGCTGGACAGCACCCGCCGCCATGTCGAAACCAGCGCCGACCCCTACGTGATCAGCCGCTTCGGCGACTTGCAGATCCGCGTCGACGTGGCCGCTGCCCTGCAGGAACGCGCCGTAACCCATCCCAGCCCGGTGGCCGCCACCGAAGCGCAGATCGCTGCCGCCGAAGCACTGATCGCGGCGAGCAACGCCGAATTCGAACTCACCGGCCAACGCACCGCGCTGCCCTCGACCCTGGATGATCCGCTGCGCGCCAAGTACCAGATCGTCGGCAACTACCACCTCAACGGAGTGCTGTGA
- a CDS encoding ABC transporter ATP-binding protein: protein MSQAILQVRDISLSFKGVKAINALSFDVARGEICALIGPNGAGKSSLLNVLNGVYRFDAGEIVFEDQHFHRIDPLGAARRGIGRTFQNNALFKKMSVLDNILTGLSRHQRSSFLEHALGLPRARREADAFRVRAQGILEFLELQAHRDVLVGNLSYGLQKRVELGRALIAGSSLLLLDEPMAGMNAEEKQDMARFVADVNRDLGTTVVLIEHDIGVVMGLSHHVVVLDYGRKVGDGTPAEVQANPDVIAAYLGVAH, encoded by the coding sequence ATGAGCCAAGCCATTCTCCAGGTGCGGGATATCTCGCTGTCGTTCAAGGGGGTCAAGGCGATCAATGCCTTGTCCTTCGATGTGGCGCGCGGTGAGATCTGCGCGCTGATCGGGCCCAACGGTGCGGGCAAGAGTTCGTTGCTCAATGTGCTCAACGGCGTGTACCGCTTCGACGCCGGCGAGATCGTCTTCGAAGACCAGCACTTCCACCGCATCGACCCACTGGGCGCAGCGCGCCGGGGCATCGGCCGCACGTTCCAGAACAACGCGCTGTTCAAGAAGATGAGCGTGCTCGACAACATCCTCACCGGTCTGTCGCGGCATCAGCGCAGCAGCTTTCTCGAACACGCCCTCGGCTTGCCCCGCGCGCGCCGCGAGGCCGACGCCTTCCGCGTGCGGGCCCAAGGCATTCTCGAATTTCTGGAGCTGCAAGCGCACCGCGATGTGCTGGTGGGCAACCTGTCCTACGGCCTGCAAAAACGCGTGGAGTTGGGCCGCGCCTTGATCGCCGGGTCCAGCCTGCTGTTGCTCGATGAACCCATGGCCGGGATGAACGCCGAGGAAAAACAGGACATGGCGCGCTTCGTCGCCGACGTCAACCGCGACCTGGGCACCACCGTGGTGTTGATCGAACACGACATCGGCGTGGTCATGGGCCTGTCCCACCACGTGGTGGTGCTCGACTACGGGCGCAAGGTCGGCGACGGCACGCCTGCCGAAGTGCAAGCCAATCCCGACGTGATCGCGGCCTACCTGGGAGTGGCGCACTGA
- a CDS encoding Na+/H+ antiporter subunit C produces the protein MEEVIAIAIGVLAASGVWLILRPRTFQVVMGLCLLSYGVNLFIFSMGSLFIGKEPIIKDGVPQDLLNYTDPLPQALVLTAIVISFAMTALFLVVLLASRGLTGTDHVDGREPKE, from the coding sequence ATGGAAGAAGTCATCGCAATTGCCATCGGAGTGCTCGCAGCCTCCGGCGTGTGGCTGATCCTGCGGCCGCGGACATTCCAGGTGGTGATGGGCCTGTGCCTGTTGTCGTATGGGGTCAACCTGTTCATTTTCAGCATGGGCAGCCTGTTTATCGGCAAGGAGCCGATCATCAAGGACGGCGTGCCGCAAGACCTGCTCAACTACACCGATCCGCTGCCCCAGGCCCTGGTGCTCACCGCCATCGTCATCAGCTTTGCCATGACCGCGTTGTTCCTGGTGGTGCTGCTTGCCTCCCGGGGCCTGACCGGCACCGACCACGTTGACGGCCGGGAGCCCAAGGAATGA
- a CDS encoding branched-chain amino acid ABC transporter permease, whose translation MSIPVAQETAPLLLIQRRIPWGLLGLLALGFVVVPLWGNDYWLNAILIPFLVLSLAGLGLNLLTGYTGQTSVGAAGFMAVGAFATYGFLLRLPELGLPVALLGGGIISALVGLLFGLPSSRIKGFYLMVTTLAAQFFLEWLFVKFPWFYNYGSSGTISAPKLALFGHDLNTPLGRYLLTLVTVLLLTWTAINLVRSQVGRNWMAIRDMDTAAAVVGIPVVRYKRLAFAVSSFYLGIAGALWAFAYLGTASASSFDINRSFQILFIIIIGGMGSIAGNFVGAAFISVLPIFLSHAGQALFGGSVDAGQLQNLQKIIFGVLIIVFLIKEPEGLIRLLHNLRDRVRQWPLRF comes from the coding sequence ATGTCGATTCCTGTTGCACAAGAAACCGCGCCCTTGTTGCTGATCCAGCGGCGCATCCCGTGGGGCCTCCTTGGCCTGTTGGCGCTGGGGTTTGTCGTGGTGCCGCTGTGGGGCAATGACTATTGGCTGAACGCGATTTTGATACCGTTCCTGGTGCTGTCCCTGGCCGGGCTGGGTCTGAACCTGTTGACCGGCTACACCGGGCAAACCTCGGTGGGCGCGGCCGGGTTCATGGCCGTCGGCGCGTTTGCCACCTATGGGTTTTTGCTGCGCCTGCCGGAGCTGGGCTTGCCGGTGGCACTGCTCGGCGGCGGGATCATCAGCGCGCTGGTCGGGTTGCTGTTCGGCTTGCCCAGCTCGCGGATCAAGGGCTTTTACCTGATGGTCACCACGTTGGCCGCGCAGTTCTTTTTGGAATGGCTGTTCGTCAAATTCCCCTGGTTCTACAACTACGGCTCGTCCGGGACCATCTCCGCGCCCAAGCTCGCGCTGTTCGGCCATGACCTCAACACCCCGCTGGGCCGCTACCTGCTGACGCTGGTCACGGTGCTGCTGCTGACCTGGACCGCGATCAACCTGGTGCGCAGCCAGGTGGGGCGCAACTGGATGGCGATCCGCGACATGGACACCGCCGCCGCCGTGGTCGGCATTCCGGTGGTGCGCTACAAGCGCCTGGCGTTTGCGGTCAGCTCGTTCTACTTAGGCATCGCCGGCGCGTTGTGGGCCTTTGCCTACTTGGGCACAGCCAGCGCCAGCAGCTTTGATATCAATCGCTCATTCCAGATCCTGTTCATCATCATTATCGGTGGCATGGGCAGCATCGCCGGCAACTTCGTCGGTGCGGCGTTTATCAGTGTGCTGCCGATTTTCCTCAGCCATGCCGGGCAGGCGTTGTTCGGCGGCTCGGTGGATGCGGGGCAGTTGCAGAACCTGCAGAAAATCATCTTTGGCGTGTTGATCATCGTGTTCCTGATCAAGGAACCCGAGGGCTTGATCCGCCTGTTGCACAACCTGCGTGACCGTGTGCGGCAGTGGCCGCTGCGTTTCTAA
- a CDS encoding branched-chain amino acid ABC transporter permease produces the protein MTFFLETLLGGLLAGTMYSLVAIGFVLIYKASGVFNFAQGAMLLFAALTFVSLHDQGVPFALALLLTVLVMIVGALLIERLVLRPLVNRSQITLFMATLGLSFIIEGLAQGLMGSQVRALDLGIDDVPLFVGPLMLSQFDLIAAAAAVVLVTVLALLFNKTRIGVSLRAVADDTTAALSIGINLNRIWQIVWAVAGIVGLVAGLLWGARQGVQFSLSLVVLKALPVLIIGGFTSIGGAIVGGLIVGAAENLAEVYIGPLIGGGITPWFAYVLALAFLYIRPAGLFGERAIERV, from the coding sequence ATGACCTTTTTCCTGGAAACCCTGCTCGGCGGCCTGCTCGCCGGCACCATGTACTCGCTGGTCGCTATCGGCTTTGTGCTGATCTACAAGGCCAGCGGCGTGTTCAACTTTGCCCAGGGCGCGATGTTGCTGTTCGCCGCGCTGACCTTCGTCAGCCTGCACGATCAGGGCGTGCCGTTTGCCCTGGCGTTGTTGCTGACGGTGCTCGTGATGATCGTCGGCGCACTGCTGATCGAACGCCTGGTGCTGCGGCCCTTGGTCAACCGTTCGCAGATCACCTTGTTCATGGCCACGCTGGGCCTGTCGTTCATCATCGAAGGCCTCGCCCAAGGCCTGATGGGCTCGCAGGTGCGCGCGCTGGATTTGGGCATCGACGACGTGCCGCTGTTTGTCGGCCCGCTGATGCTCAGCCAGTTCGACCTGATCGCTGCTGCGGCGGCAGTGGTGCTGGTGACGGTGCTGGCGCTGCTGTTCAACAAGACCCGCATCGGTGTGTCGCTGCGCGCGGTGGCGGATGACACCACGGCGGCGCTGTCCATCGGGATCAACCTCAACCGCATCTGGCAGATCGTCTGGGCGGTGGCCGGGATAGTCGGGCTGGTCGCCGGGCTGCTGTGGGGCGCGCGCCAGGGCGTGCAGTTCTCGCTGTCGCTGGTGGTGCTCAAGGCCTTGCCGGTGCTGATCATCGGCGGCTTTACCTCGATTGGCGGGGCGATTGTCGGCGGGCTGATTGTCGGCGCGGCCGAGAACCTCGCCGAGGTGTATATCGGCCCGCTGATCGGCGGCGGCATCACGCCGTGGTTCGCCTACGTATTGGCCCTGGCCTTCCTGTATATCCGTCCCGCCGGCCTGTTCGGCGAGCGTGCCATCGAGCGAGTCTGA
- a CDS encoding LLM class flavin-dependent oxidoreductase codes for MAREIRLNAFDMNCVGHQSPGLWAHPRDRSWQYKDLEYWTDLARILERGKFDGLFIADVLGIYDVYNGNGDAAIRQATQVPVNDPLSLIAPMALVTEHLGFGLTASLSFEHPYPFARRLSTLDHLTKGRIGWNIVTSYLESGAKNLGQKAQTEHDARYDYAEEYLEVCYKLWEGSWEEGAVLRDRERRIFSDPSKIHEIRHVGKHFQVPGIHLCEPSPQRTPVLYQAGASSRGKQFAAEQAECVFVAAPSKVLLKKTVADIRRRAAEAGRDPKKILIFNLQTVIVGETDAKAKAKFDEYKSYVSYEGAMALISGWTGIDFSQFKPDEPLKHVHTNAIQSAVEAFSTADPNKVWTPNELADWVGIGGFGPLFVGGPETVADLLQEWVEDTDVDGFNLAYALTHETFVDAVELLVPELQKRGVYKTEYAQGTLREKLFGDGARLGANHPGASYRDLKATTL; via the coding sequence ATGGCCCGTGAAATCCGCTTGAATGCCTTCGACATGAACTGCGTCGGCCACCAATCCCCCGGCCTGTGGGCGCACCCGCGCGACCGTTCGTGGCAGTACAAGGACCTGGAATACTGGACCGACCTGGCCAGGATTCTTGAGCGCGGCAAGTTCGACGGCCTGTTCATCGCCGACGTGCTGGGCATCTACGACGTGTACAACGGCAACGGCGACGCCGCCATTCGCCAGGCCACGCAAGTGCCGGTCAACGACCCGCTGTCGCTGATCGCGCCGATGGCCCTGGTCACCGAACACCTGGGGTTTGGCCTGACGGCCTCGCTGTCGTTTGAACACCCTTATCCGTTTGCCCGCCGCCTATCGACCCTGGATCACCTGACCAAGGGCCGCATCGGCTGGAACATTGTCACCTCCTACCTGGAAAGCGGCGCGAAGAACCTTGGCCAGAAAGCCCAGACCGAACACGACGCACGCTACGACTACGCCGAGGAATACCTGGAGGTCTGCTACAAACTCTGGGAAGGCAGCTGGGAAGAGGGCGCCGTGCTGCGCGACCGTGAGCGGCGGATTTTCAGCGACCCGAGCAAGATCCACGAGATCCGCCACGTCGGCAAACACTTCCAGGTGCCCGGCATTCACCTGTGCGAGCCGTCGCCGCAACGTACGCCGGTGCTGTACCAGGCGGGTGCGTCCAGCCGTGGCAAGCAGTTTGCCGCCGAGCAGGCCGAGTGCGTGTTCGTCGCCGCGCCGTCCAAGGTCCTGCTGAAAAAAACCGTCGCCGACATCCGCCGCCGTGCGGCCGAGGCCGGCCGCGATCCGAAGAAGATCCTGATCTTCAACTTGCAGACGGTGATCGTCGGCGAGACCGATGCGAAGGCCAAGGCCAAGTTCGACGAATACAAATCCTACGTCAGCTACGAAGGCGCGATGGCGTTGATCTCCGGCTGGACCGGTATTGATTTCAGCCAGTTCAAGCCGGATGAACCGCTCAAGCATGTGCACACCAATGCGATTCAGTCGGCGGTGGAAGCGTTCTCCACGGCCGATCCGAACAAAGTGTGGACGCCCAATGAGCTGGCGGATTGGGTGGGTATTGGTGGCTTTGGTCCGTTGTTTGTCGGCGGCCCTGAGACCGTGGCCGACCTGTTGCAGGAGTGGGTCGAAGACACCGATGTAGACGGCTTCAACCTGGCGTACGCACTGACCCACGAGACTTTTGTCGACGCCGTGGAGTTGCTGGTGCCGGAGTTGCAGAAGCGCGGGGTGTACAAGACCGAGTACGCCCAGGGCACGTTGCGCGAGAAGTTGTTTGGTGACGGTGCGCGGTTGGGCGCCAACCACCCCGGCGCCAGCTACCGCGATCTCAAGGCCACCACCCTCTAA